ATGTTGGATCTTCTTCAGCTAATTTAGCTAAAGACATACCTAATTTATCAACATCTGCTTTGGTTTTAGGCTCAACAGCAATACCAATTACCGGATCTGGGAAGTTCATACTTTCCAAAACAATAGGGCTTTTTTCAGCCGAAAGGGTATCACCAGTTTTAATATCTTTAAATCCTACTGCTGCACCTATATCTCCTGCTTCAATATAATCAATAGCATTTTGCTTATTAGCATGCATTTGATAAATACGGGAAATACGTTCTTTGTTTCCTGAACGGTTGTTCAACACATAAGAACCTGCATCTAAACGACCAGAATATGCACGGAAGAATGCTAAACGACCAACATAAGGATCGGTAGCAATTTTAAATGCTAAAGCAGCAAAAGGCTCCTTTACATCTGGCTTACGAAGTTCTTCTTTTTCAGTATCAGGATTAATACCTACGATACCTTCCTTATCCATTGGAGAAGGCAAATAACGACATACAGCATCTAATAGGAACTGCACCCCTTTATTTTTAAATGAAGAACCACAAATCATAGGAATGATTGACATATCCATTACAGCAGCTCTAAGTGCAGCGTGCACTTCTTCTTCTGTAATAGAATCTTCATCTTCCATATATTTTTCAAGCAAATTTTCATCATAAGCGGCAACCTCTTCTATAAGTTTGCCACGAAGTAATTTTGCATCTGCTTTAAGCTCTTCTGGTATTTCAATAACATCAAAAGTTGCCCCTTGAGTTTCATCATGCCATACGATAGCTCTGTTTTTTACTAAATCAACAATACCTTTAAAATCAATCTCATCACCAATGTTCAAAACGATTGGCACTGCATTGGATTTTAACATATCTTTTACCTGTTGGCATACTTCCATAAAGTTAGCACCTTGACGGTCCATTTTATTTACGAAACCAATACGTGGCACTTTGTAGTTGTCAGCTAACCTCCAGTTAGTTTCAGATTGTGGCTCTACACCATCAACTGCACTAAATAAAAAGACCAATCCATCCAATACACGTAATGAACGGTTAACTTCCACAGTAAAATCAACGTGACCAGGAGTATCAATAATATTGAAATGATATTCCATAGTCTCTGGAGTTGGCTCTGCATTTTCTAATGGGAATTTCCATTCACAAGTTGTCGCAGCAGATGTGATAGTAATACCACGCTCTTGCTCTTGCTCCATCCAGTCCATTGTTGCAGCACCATCATGTA
This genomic window from Mariniflexile sp. TRM1-10 contains:
- the fusA gene encoding elongation factor G, whose amino-acid sequence is MARDLKYTRNIGIAAHIDAGKTTTTERILYYTGVSHKIGEVHDGAATMDWMEQEQERGITITSAATTCEWKFPLENAEPTPETMEYHFNIIDTPGHVDFTVEVNRSLRVLDGLVFLFSAVDGVEPQSETNWRLADNYKVPRIGFVNKMDRQGANFMEVCQQVKDMLKSNAVPIVLNIGDEIDFKGIVDLVKNRAIVWHDETQGATFDVIEIPEELKADAKLLRGKLIEEVAAYDENLLEKYMEDEDSITEEEVHAALRAAVMDMSIIPMICGSSFKNKGVQFLLDAVCRYLPSPMDKEGIVGINPDTEKEELRKPDVKEPFAALAFKIATDPYVGRLAFFRAYSGRLDAGSYVLNNRSGNKERISRIYQMHANKQNAIDYIEAGDIGAAVGFKDIKTGDTLSAEKSPIVLESMNFPDPVIGIAVEPKTKADVDKLGMSLAKLAEEDPTFTVRTDEASGQTIISGMGELHLDIIVDRLRREFKVEVNQGAPQVEYKEAITRKAEHREVYKKQSGGRGKFADIVFTLEPADEGKTGLEFISAIKGGNVPKEFIPSIEKGFKMAMQNGPLAGYEVDAMKVTLTDGSYHDVDSDQLSFELAAKLGFKAAAKAAKAVIMEPIMKLEVITPEENMGDIVGDLNRRRGQVNDMGDRAGAKTVKAHVPLSEMFGYVTTLRTLSSGRATSTMEFSHYAETPSNISEAVIKAAKGVEA